One part of the Candidatus Zymogenaceae bacterium genome encodes these proteins:
- the argB gene encoding acetylglutamate kinase, translating into MSPIERAREKATILLEALPYIRMFSGSTMVIKFGGHAMVDDDLKKNFALDVILMKYIGINPVIVHGGGPQIGELLERLGMPSTFVGGMRVTDDETMDVVEMVLAGKVRQEIVGLINSLGGSAVGLSGRDGGLITGRKIALKKSDREGMPPEIIDLGRVGEVVRVNTELLSGLALEQFIPVIAPVGADEDGGTLNINADLVAGAVAGALGAKKLILLTDVPGVLRDGELISSMSATEAGRLTDDGTIVGGMIPKVACCLEALEAGVEKTHIIDGRDPHSVLLEIFTDGGVGTQIIPD; encoded by the coding sequence ATGAGTCCAATCGAAAGGGCCAGGGAAAAGGCGACCATCCTTCTTGAGGCCCTGCCGTACATTCGGATGTTCTCGGGATCGACGATGGTCATCAAGTTCGGCGGACACGCCATGGTGGACGATGACCTCAAGAAAAATTTCGCCCTGGATGTCATCCTGATGAAATACATCGGCATCAATCCGGTGATTGTCCACGGCGGCGGTCCACAGATCGGCGAACTGTTGGAAAGGCTGGGAATGCCGTCGACCTTCGTCGGCGGAATGCGGGTAACGGACGACGAGACTATGGACGTGGTGGAGATGGTGCTTGCGGGCAAGGTCAGACAGGAGATCGTGGGCCTCATCAACTCCCTCGGAGGGAGCGCCGTGGGCCTTTCGGGTCGGGACGGTGGACTGATTACGGGCAGGAAAATCGCGCTGAAAAAAAGCGATCGTGAGGGAATGCCGCCGGAGATCATCGACCTGGGCCGGGTGGGTGAAGTGGTCCGTGTGAATACCGAGCTTCTTTCCGGGCTTGCCCTGGAACAATTCATCCCGGTGATCGCCCCGGTGGGGGCCGACGAGGACGGGGGGACGCTGAATATCAACGCGGACCTGGTCGCCGGCGCCGTGGCGGGGGCGCTGGGAGCGAAAAAACTGATTCTCCTTACCGACGTGCCCGGAGTCCTGCGGGACGGGGAGCTGATCAGCAGCATGAGCGCAACCGAGGCGGGGAGGCTCACCGACGACGGCACGATCGTCGGCGGAATGATACCGAAGGTCGCCTGCTGCCTGGAGGCCCTGGAGGCCGGGGTGGAAAAGACCCATATCATTGACGGCCGGGATCCCCACTCGGTGTTACTTGAAATCTTTACCGACGGCGGCGTGGGAACCCAGATCATCCCGGATTGA
- a CDS encoding PAS domain S-box protein: protein MADNTETINKLREEDTLPEKNRDGAKSGPDTDHEDIHRTLVERSPVGIAVIQEDTIVFHNQTLKDWIGHTDKKISTAPFTTFIHPDDVDEITDRYTRRLAGEDIPSNFKIRIVTKDKNIMYMDAHVAVDSWKEHPAVLCYFNAVTPPIQAELDHTKIEAIYGKLLENTNESIAVIQDGHIQFANPATQTITGYSAEELSRRPFIDFIHADDREVASSEYNRKLTGDDVSYVSRFRFQTESGEYRWLESNAIMILWDDKPAVMSFTRDATRQMEAEEQYKVTWEIFSRFADQVPAVVFIKDIESRLLYANKLMRETFNADDWIGKIATEYLDPVDAGRTMWNDTETFERGSLLKEEQLTDINGERRFFETRSFLIDRHDDDPLLGGISIDITQRKLYENALRRSEGKYRTVVEHAKEGIAVIQDEFIRFANPVILKMTGSSLKNLQKKPFVHFFHKKDRDRIMELYLKIQNGIDMLTPGQYRLIDAQNETRWVEATGVSISWDDRPTVLMFLSDVTERKKTLDALRDSEEQLRSIFETSADILFVSQLDGRILDINPAIEEIFGLPREVVIGADTGVFFRDAEERDTLFRDIRETGLVKNREIELQKTDGTIAECLITATGRYNEYGAIIGIQGTIKDITEKKNLERQLIYAQKMEAIGNLAGGIAHNFNNILVGIMGYSEMLMAKTSSENPDYKPIKTIFDGTTRAAEMTRQLLNFSRGGGETLFQRVSLNNVVQNVIPLLSSTFKGAIDLKTSLDTNILPIKGDEGQLEQCLLNLCINARDAMPDGGELLIETTNRYLDEAFVKTHLDAHAGEFVVLSISDTGTGIPPHVKEHIFEPFFTTKKSSGGTGMGLATLYGIVKTHNGFITVYSEEETGTVFKLYFPSTTGKFSETSKETDPQNLEENETILLIDDEPTVLTMWSDFLVDRGYTVITAENGPLGVEQYKKMKHIIDLVILDYIMPGMSGTDVLEALKEIDTDVKVLIASGYRENDKEKHLIVDDADGFLQKPATMNQLICAIRSILD from the coding sequence ATGGCTGACAACACAGAAACGATCAATAAACTCCGTGAAGAAGACACGCTCCCGGAAAAAAACAGGGATGGGGCGAAAAGCGGCCCCGATACGGATCACGAGGACATACACCGGACGCTCGTTGAACGATCCCCCGTGGGTATTGCGGTCATTCAAGAGGACACCATCGTCTTTCATAACCAAACATTGAAAGACTGGATCGGGCATACCGACAAAAAAATTTCTACTGCCCCATTTACCACATTCATCCATCCGGACGATGTCGATGAGATCACCGACAGGTACACGCGACGATTGGCCGGAGAGGACATTCCGAGTAATTTCAAGATCCGCATCGTTACAAAAGACAAGAACATCATGTACATGGATGCACACGTCGCCGTGGATTCATGGAAGGAACATCCTGCGGTTTTGTGTTATTTCAACGCCGTCACTCCCCCGATACAGGCGGAATTAGACCACACAAAGATCGAGGCGATATACGGAAAACTGCTGGAGAACACAAACGAATCGATCGCCGTCATCCAGGACGGACACATACAATTCGCCAATCCTGCCACACAGACAATCACCGGATACAGCGCGGAGGAGCTTTCACGCCGACCGTTCATCGACTTCATCCATGCCGATGATCGAGAAGTCGCCTCATCGGAATACAATCGAAAGCTGACCGGTGACGACGTCTCGTATGTATCCAGATTTCGATTCCAGACAGAAAGCGGAGAGTACCGGTGGCTTGAATCCAATGCGATCATGATCCTCTGGGACGACAAGCCGGCGGTGATGTCGTTCACCAGGGACGCAACCAGACAGATGGAAGCGGAAGAGCAGTACAAGGTCACCTGGGAGATATTCTCCCGGTTCGCCGATCAGGTGCCGGCGGTGGTATTCATCAAGGATATAGAGAGCAGGCTTTTATACGCAAACAAGCTGATGCGGGAGACCTTCAACGCCGATGACTGGATCGGCAAGATCGCGACGGAATACCTCGATCCCGTTGATGCCGGCCGCACCATGTGGAACGACACGGAAACATTTGAGCGGGGGTCCCTGCTCAAGGAAGAACAGCTCACCGATATAAACGGCGAGCGCCGATTCTTTGAAACCCGCTCGTTCCTCATCGATCGACACGACGACGACCCGCTCCTGGGAGGCATCAGCATCGATATCACCCAGCGGAAGCTCTACGAAAACGCCCTCAGACGATCCGAGGGTAAATATCGCACCGTGGTGGAACACGCCAAAGAGGGCATTGCCGTCATCCAGGATGAATTCATCCGCTTCGCCAACCCGGTGATTTTGAAGATGACCGGAAGCTCCCTGAAAAACCTGCAGAAAAAACCATTCGTCCATTTCTTTCACAAAAAAGACCGCGACAGGATCATGGAGCTGTATCTCAAGATACAGAACGGCATCGATATGCTCACCCCCGGACAGTATCGTCTGATCGATGCCCAAAACGAAACGCGATGGGTGGAGGCAACCGGCGTATCGATTTCCTGGGACGACCGGCCCACCGTATTAATGTTTCTCAGCGACGTGACCGAACGAAAAAAAACCCTGGACGCCCTCAGGGACTCCGAGGAGCAACTTCGAAGCATCTTCGAAACATCGGCCGATATCCTCTTCGTCTCACAGCTTGACGGGCGAATACTCGATATCAACCCGGCCATCGAGGAGATTTTCGGACTTCCCAGAGAGGTGGTCATCGGCGCAGATACGGGTGTGTTTTTCAGGGACGCTGAAGAGAGGGACACTCTTTTCAGAGACATTCGGGAGACGGGCCTTGTAAAAAACCGTGAGATCGAACTTCAAAAAACAGACGGGACCATCGCCGAATGTCTGATTACGGCGACGGGGCGCTATAACGAATACGGGGCCATCATCGGCATCCAGGGAACCATCAAGGATATTACCGAAAAGAAAAACCTGGAGCGACAGCTCATATATGCCCAAAAGATGGAGGCCATCGGCAACCTGGCCGGGGGCATCGCCCATAACTTCAACAACATACTGGTGGGCATCATGGGATATTCGGAAATGCTCATGGCGAAAACGAGCTCGGAAAACCCGGATTACAAACCCATCAAGACTATATTCGACGGCACGACCCGGGCCGCGGAGATGACCCGTCAGCTTCTGAATTTCTCCAGGGGCGGCGGCGAAACGTTGTTTCAACGGGTCAGCCTCAACAACGTCGTACAGAATGTTATCCCGCTTCTGTCGAGCACCTTCAAGGGAGCTATCGATCTGAAAACAAGCCTGGATACAAACATACTCCCGATAAAGGGGGATGAGGGACAGCTCGAGCAGTGCCTGTTGAATCTGTGTATCAACGCCCGGGACGCCATGCCCGACGGCGGTGAATTGCTTATCGAGACGACGAACCGGTACCTTGACGAGGCATTCGTCAAGACCCACCTCGACGCCCACGCCGGTGAGTTCGTCGTGCTGTCGATATCCGATACCGGGACAGGTATACCCCCGCACGTCAAGGAACACATCTTTGAGCCCTTCTTCACCACGAAAAAGTCCTCGGGAGGCACCGGGATGGGACTGGCGACGCTTTACGGTATCGTGAAGACTCACAATGGATTCATCACCGTATACAGCGAGGAGGAAACGGGCACCGTCTTCAAGCTCTACTTCCCCTCGACAACAGGTAAGTTTTCCGAGACAAGTAAAGAAACCGACCCGCAGAACCTGGAGGAAAACGAAACGATCCTCCTCATTGACGACGAGCCGACGGTGCTCACCATGTGGTCCGATTTCCTGGTGGACCGCGGCTATACCGTTATCACCGCGGAAAACGGTCCCCTCGGCGTCGAGCAATACAAGAAAATGAAACACATCATCGACCTGGTCATCCTGGACTACATCATGCCCGGCATGAGCGGCACGGATGTGCTGGAGGCGCTCAAGGAAATCGACACAGACGTAAAAGTGCTCATCGCATCGGGATACAGGGAAAACGACAAGGAAAAACACCTGATTGTCGACGATGCCGACGGCTTTCTCCAGAAACCGGCGACCATGAACCAGCTGATCTGCGCGATCAGGTCGATACTCGACTGA
- a CDS encoding 1-acylglycerol-3-phosphate O-acyltransferase: MKRLLYIMYQPYKFLIFTPFLIFSTLGFGSLAVILLFIGFSPRFVSDLCGARWSRLNSLMTPMFVSVQGRENIDPEQSYVIASNHQSHYDIFVLYGWLGVDFKWVMKQELRKVIALGIACEKLGHIFIDRSNKKAALESLNEAKKKITGGTSVLFFPEGTRSGSEEMGDFKKGAFRMALDLNIPVLPITILGTGMILPPKTRRLFPGRAKLIIHPPIPIEDFDTENTDELMDVTRAVIQVGIDTKEPASQETVSSYRKSRLSFHPQSDSHHQPSAHEKGPGN; encoded by the coding sequence ATGAAGCGATTGCTCTATATCATGTATCAGCCCTACAAATTTCTCATCTTTACGCCGTTCTTGATCTTTTCAACCCTCGGCTTTGGATCCCTGGCGGTTATACTGCTTTTCATCGGCTTTTCACCCCGGTTCGTCAGCGATTTATGCGGCGCCCGGTGGTCTCGCCTCAACAGTTTGATGACACCCATGTTCGTCTCCGTTCAGGGACGGGAGAATATCGATCCGGAACAGTCATACGTTATCGCATCCAACCACCAGAGCCACTACGATATATTCGTCCTGTACGGATGGCTGGGGGTGGATTTTAAGTGGGTGATGAAACAGGAGCTGAGAAAGGTTATCGCCCTGGGTATCGCCTGTGAAAAGCTGGGCCATATTTTCATCGACCGATCAAACAAGAAGGCCGCCCTGGAATCTCTCAATGAGGCGAAGAAGAAAATTACGGGCGGAACCTCCGTTTTGTTCTTCCCCGAGGGAACAAGAAGCGGATCAGAAGAGATGGGCGATTTCAAAAAGGGGGCGTTTCGCATGGCCCTTGACCTCAATATCCCGGTCCTCCCGATTACCATACTGGGCACCGGAATGATACTCCCCCCAAAAACAAGACGGCTGTTTCCGGGCCGGGCGAAGCTCATCATCCACCCGCCCATTCCCATTGAGGATTTCGATACTGAAAACACCGACGAGCTGATGGATGTCACCAGGGCGGTCATCCAGGTGGGAATTGACACAAAAGAACCGGCTTCACAGGAAACCGTGTCGTCCTACCGGAAAAGCCGGCTGTCGTTTCACCCACAGTCTGATTCACATCACCAACCTTCGGCCCATGAAAAAGGCCCGGGCAATTAA
- the hslU gene encoding ATP-dependent protease ATPase subunit HslU, whose amino-acid sequence MMQTFTPREIVSELDRYIISQEKAKRAVAIALRNRWRRMRVPEELRDEIAPKNIIMMGPTGVGKTEIARRLAKLAQAPFLKVEASKFTEVGYVGRDVESMIRDLVEISVNMVKEDEMQKVQVKARELAEERVLDLLLPRRPVPAPPSPDRDDDDQGGAIALGYVGPGSEAVDEQPDGQAARASQASEDSYQKTREKLKKLLRSGSLDDREVELETRERSTPMVEIFSAAGIEEMDINIKDMFGNLFPKKTKKKKVKVEDALEMLTADEAQRLVDMDNVTSLAVKRVEESGIIFLDEIDKIAGRESSHGPDVSREGVQRDILPIVEGSSVNTKYGIVRTDHILFIAAGAFHVAKPSDLIPELQGRFPLRVELESLGTDEFVRILTEPKNALLLQYRALMETESVTLEFTDDAVKEIAQMATLVNSQSENIGARRLHTIMERLLDDISFQAPELSKKKIVIDKSYVQERLADIIEDQDLSRYIL is encoded by the coding sequence ATCATGCAGACATTTACGCCCCGGGAGATCGTCTCGGAGCTGGATCGATACATCATCAGCCAGGAAAAGGCGAAGCGGGCGGTGGCCATCGCCCTCAGGAACCGCTGGAGGAGAATGCGGGTGCCCGAGGAGCTCAGGGATGAAATCGCCCCGAAAAACATCATCATGATGGGCCCCACGGGTGTGGGGAAAACCGAGATCGCCCGCAGGCTGGCGAAGCTCGCCCAGGCCCCCTTCCTCAAGGTGGAGGCGTCCAAGTTTACCGAGGTCGGGTACGTGGGCAGGGATGTGGAGTCCATGATCCGGGACCTGGTGGAAATCTCGGTGAATATGGTCAAGGAAGACGAGATGCAGAAGGTTCAGGTCAAGGCGAGGGAGCTGGCCGAGGAGCGGGTGCTGGATCTATTGCTCCCCCGTCGCCCCGTCCCCGCCCCGCCCTCTCCGGACCGGGATGATGATGACCAGGGGGGAGCCATCGCCCTGGGATATGTGGGGCCTGGTTCGGAGGCTGTGGACGAACAACCGGACGGGCAGGCCGCCCGTGCCTCCCAGGCCTCGGAAGACTCATACCAGAAGACACGGGAAAAGCTCAAGAAGCTCTTGCGATCGGGCTCCCTGGATGACCGGGAGGTGGAACTGGAGACGAGGGAGCGGAGCACCCCGATGGTGGAGATATTCTCCGCCGCAGGTATCGAGGAGATGGACATCAACATCAAGGACATGTTCGGCAACCTCTTTCCGAAAAAGACCAAGAAAAAGAAGGTGAAGGTGGAAGACGCCCTGGAGATGCTCACCGCCGATGAGGCCCAGCGCCTGGTGGACATGGACAACGTAACGAGCCTGGCGGTAAAGCGGGTGGAGGAATCGGGCATCATATTCCTTGACGAGATAGATAAGATCGCCGGCCGCGAATCCAGCCACGGTCCCGACGTGTCGAGGGAGGGGGTCCAGCGGGACATCCTTCCCATCGTGGAGGGTTCGTCGGTGAACACGAAATACGGCATCGTCAGGACCGACCACATCCTCTTCATCGCCGCCGGCGCCTTTCACGTCGCGAAACCCTCGGATCTGATTCCGGAGCTTCAGGGGCGCTTCCCCCTGCGCGTGGAGCTGGAATCGCTGGGGACGGATGAGTTTGTGCGGATACTGACCGAGCCGAAGAACGCGCTCTTGCTCCAGTACCGGGCGCTGATGGAGACCGAATCGGTGACGCTGGAATTCACGGACGACGCCGTGAAGGAGATAGCACAGATGGCCACCCTGGTCAACTCCCAGAGCGAAAACATCGGCGCCCGCAGGCTTCATACCATCATGGAGCGGCTGCTTGATGATATCTCGTTTCAGGCGCCGGAGCTCTCCAAAAAGAAGATCGTCATAGACAAGAGCTATGTCCAGGAGCGCCTCGCGGATATCATCGAGGATCAGGATCTGAGTAGATATATCCTGTAG
- the hslV gene encoding ATP-dependent protease subunit HslV: MTIPHERAASLTTPKVRSTTVLTVRKDGMVAMAGDGQVTMGEEMVKGTAKKVRRLYHGKILAGFAGATADAFTLFERFEGKLEQYNGNLVRSAVELTKDWRMDKYLRRLEALLLVADEEASLVISGSGDVLEPDDEILAIGSGGGYAAAAARALVRHSKLTAEEIAREALLIAADICIYTNNTIHLEVL; the protein is encoded by the coding sequence ATGACGATACCACATGAACGAGCGGCGTCCTTGACAACCCCGAAAGTCCGCAGTACCACCGTGCTTACCGTTCGCAAAGACGGGATGGTCGCCATGGCCGGGGACGGCCAGGTGACGATGGGAGAGGAGATGGTCAAGGGGACGGCCAAGAAGGTACGCCGACTCTATCACGGAAAGATACTGGCGGGATTCGCCGGGGCCACCGCCGACGCTTTTACCCTCTTTGAACGCTTCGAGGGAAAGCTGGAGCAATACAACGGCAACCTCGTTCGCTCGGCGGTGGAGCTGACCAAGGACTGGCGGATGGACAAATACCTCAGGCGCCTTGAGGCGCTGCTCCTGGTCGCCGACGAGGAGGCGTCTTTGGTCATCTCCGGCAGCGGGGATGTCCTTGAGCCTGACGACGAGATACTGGCCATCGGCTCCGGCGGCGGATACGCCGCCGCGGCGGCCCGGGCGCTGGTGCGGCACTCGAAGCTGACCGCGGAGGAGATCGCCCGGGAGGCGCTTTTGATCGCCGCGGATATTTGCATTTACACGAACAATACGATTCACCTGGAGGTTCTGTAG
- a CDS encoding tyrosine recombinase XerC: MSSVRIRTKTCLSDADRCAGVPILTGPFGGVGGKEGGTADLVTAFIRYLERERGASPHTLRGYEYDLRAFEAYLVREDESLEVVDWTGITHRDIRSYLGVLLGTREKSSASRALSVFRTFFRFLRKNGYISANPASLVSYPRQTGRRIEYLTVDDVFALLSLPEAGTESGLRDRAILEILYSTGIRVGELVALNREDVRWDESTVRVVGKGSKERIVPVGDPALKALSAYLKVLDVTSPLDSGARRDGEALFLNLRGRRLTSRSINRIIKKYILIGSLALDVSPHSLRHAFATHLMEMGADLRDIQELLGHESIATTQKYTHVSLDRLMEVYDKAHPRSKRRAYDDTT, encoded by the coding sequence ATGTCATCGGTCCGCATTCGAACGAAAACGTGCTTGTCGGATGCGGACCGTTGCGCAGGCGTTCCCATTCTCACGGGTCCGTTCGGGGGCGTGGGTGGAAAGGAGGGCGGCACGGCCGATCTCGTCACAGCCTTTATCCGTTACCTGGAAAGGGAGCGCGGTGCGTCCCCACACACGCTCCGGGGGTACGAGTATGACCTCAGGGCCTTCGAGGCGTATCTGGTCCGGGAGGATGAGTCCCTCGAGGTGGTGGATTGGACCGGAATTACCCACCGGGATATTCGAAGTTACCTGGGAGTGCTCCTCGGGACCCGGGAGAAGAGCTCGGCGTCCCGGGCCCTGTCGGTCTTTCGAACCTTTTTCCGGTTTTTAAGAAAAAATGGATACATATCGGCGAATCCCGCATCCCTGGTGTCGTATCCCCGACAGACGGGCCGCCGGATAGAATACCTGACCGTGGATGACGTCTTCGCCCTGCTCTCTCTGCCGGAGGCGGGGACGGAATCGGGGCTGAGGGATCGTGCGATCCTGGAGATCCTCTACTCCACAGGCATCCGGGTGGGAGAGCTGGTGGCCCTCAATCGTGAGGATGTCCGGTGGGATGAATCGACGGTGCGGGTGGTGGGGAAGGGATCGAAGGAGCGCATCGTGCCGGTGGGCGATCCGGCCCTGAAGGCCTTGAGCGCGTACCTGAAGGTCCTGGATGTTACGTCGCCTTTGGATTCGGGCGCGCGCCGGGATGGGGAGGCGCTGTTTCTCAATCTCCGGGGCAGGAGGCTGACGTCCCGAAGCATCAATCGCATCATAAAGAAATACATTCTCATCGGGTCCCTCGCCCTGGATGTGTCTCCCCACAGCCTGCGCCATGCGTTCGCCACGCATCTGATGGAAATGGGGGCGGACCTGAGGGACATCCAGGAGCTTCTGGGACACGAATCGATAGCCACCACGCAGAAATATACCCATGTAAGCCTCGATCGGCTGATGGAAGTATACGACAAGGCCCATCCCCGGTCGAAAAGGAGAGCATATGACGATACCACATGA
- a CDS encoding RND family transporter produces MRNPRYPKKLKKMLEEMGVSLALKIRNLSDLKGENGMRDFFQDMERHRRYRRLAEVMVTYPRWTVTTIMGITLLFSLAVMTLEIDPDPWKMVPQHDPAVLYWEEVKELFGGSDNLIVAVVNPDTVFSKTTLAKVNELSDRLERLIVTDERDVAAIEKMADKYGGDLGELLYGIIENGLDRSDRGDITRAIDMATDDPNVKPSVVTKLEDIRIALTPLDDVVSISTVEHIDTRGGVLYTDPLMEDVPQNDAEMTALMERLEDNDMLRDGMVSEDHTATLIFTSLTFEGHPGRTIALKNAIDDITRELEGPEEYYMSGVPIILTWDAIYMQNDMLTLIPAVIILIMFILFMVFRNIRGMMTPLMVVVISVIWTLGLMALVKVPISIITTAMPVILVAIGCADGIHIVTEYYGRLSGGVEKRKAIVDTMEEITSPVIMTSLTSMAGFASLITSSLSPIREFGVFTAFGIFAAMIFSLTFIPAVMMILAPPKKIGRAVKRTESETLLSRFLDRVGIVTVRRKRLVCLAMIPLFVFVAFMTSRVDVGYGFMRDFKKNSEIKISDGVINEKFPGSISINVILDTGETDGAKDPEFLDKVALLQERMEEDPLVGGSTSIVDFIDRMNYVMHDKDAEYNRLPLPVERVVTETDDTSEAEEVIEEVNGRDLVAQYLLLYENSGGEDIEKVVDFDYQKLNVVFQLKTSYSREIFDIQKEAQGYIDELFTNGVDGHLSGVGDLIVIISNYIVRSQLISLVTSICVVLLMLFIVFRSFKAGIFSMLPLVFTILANFTIMKCFGVNLDIATAMIASMALGIGIDYAIHFVTRYRIEVFLKNRAPDEAVAETIHTTGRAIIFNALAVAAGFLVLIFSHFRPIMNIGWLVAATMIISSLVTIVFLPALISLFGLDNKILKNITSLITSALKN; encoded by the coding sequence ATGAGAAATCCGCGATATCCGAAAAAATTGAAAAAGATGCTGGAAGAAATGGGCGTCTCCCTGGCTTTAAAAATACGCAATCTTTCCGATCTCAAGGGCGAAAACGGCATGCGGGACTTTTTTCAGGATATGGAGAGACATCGCCGATATCGTCGGCTGGCGGAGGTTATGGTGACCTATCCGCGCTGGACAGTGACGACCATCATGGGTATCACCTTACTGTTTTCTCTGGCCGTGATGACCCTGGAGATAGATCCTGATCCATGGAAAATGGTTCCCCAGCATGATCCCGCGGTGCTGTACTGGGAAGAAGTCAAGGAACTCTTCGGCGGCTCCGACAACCTCATCGTTGCGGTGGTCAACCCCGACACCGTTTTTTCCAAAACGACCCTCGCGAAGGTGAATGAACTGAGCGATCGTCTCGAAAGGCTGATCGTGACGGATGAGCGGGATGTGGCGGCGATAGAGAAAATGGCCGACAAATACGGGGGCGACCTGGGCGAGCTCCTGTACGGTATAATTGAAAACGGACTGGATCGATCGGACCGGGGGGACATCACACGGGCCATCGACATGGCCACAGACGATCCCAACGTGAAGCCGTCCGTGGTCACAAAGCTTGAGGATATCAGGATCGCCCTGACCCCGCTGGATGACGTCGTCAGCATCTCAACGGTGGAGCATATCGATACCAGAGGCGGCGTGCTCTACACCGACCCGCTCATGGAGGATGTCCCCCAAAATGATGCGGAGATGACCGCCCTCATGGAAAGGCTTGAGGATAACGACATGCTCAGAGACGGCATGGTATCCGAGGACCATACCGCCACGTTGATATTTACATCCCTTACCTTCGAGGGTCACCCGGGGAGAACCATCGCCCTCAAAAACGCCATAGACGACATAACCCGTGAACTGGAAGGGCCGGAGGAATATTACATGTCCGGGGTGCCGATTATCCTGACGTGGGACGCCATTTACATGCAGAACGACATGCTCACCCTGATCCCGGCGGTCATCATCCTGATCATGTTCATCCTCTTCATGGTATTTCGAAACATCCGGGGCATGATGACCCCCCTGATGGTGGTGGTCATCTCGGTCATCTGGACCCTGGGGTTGATGGCATTGGTCAAGGTGCCGATATCCATTATCACTACGGCGATGCCGGTCATCCTTGTGGCCATCGGGTGCGCAGACGGTATACATATCGTCACTGAATATTACGGGAGGCTGTCCGGGGGGGTCGAAAAGCGAAAGGCGATTGTTGATACCATGGAGGAGATAACCTCTCCGGTGATCATGACATCCCTCACCAGCATGGCGGGATTCGCCTCCCTCATTACATCGAGCCTCTCTCCCATCCGTGAGTTCGGCGTCTTCACCGCGTTCGGCATTTTCGCCGCCATGATTTTCTCTTTGACCTTCATCCCCGCCGTGATGATGATTCTGGCTCCTCCGAAGAAAATCGGCCGAGCGGTGAAGCGGACCGAGAGTGAGACCCTCCTCTCCCGGTTTCTTGATCGGGTGGGGATTGTGACGGTGAGAAGAAAGCGCCTGGTGTGCCTTGCCATGATTCCGCTGTTTGTGTTCGTCGCCTTCATGACGAGCCGGGTCGATGTGGGGTACGGATTCATGAGGGATTTCAAAAAGAACAGCGAAATCAAGATCTCCGACGGCGTCATCAACGAGAAATTTCCCGGATCCATCAGCATCAACGTCATCCTGGATACGGGGGAGACCGACGGGGCCAAGGATCCGGAGTTTCTCGATAAAGTGGCGCTCCTCCAGGAGCGGATGGAGGAGGACCCGCTGGTGGGCGGCAGCACATCCATCGTCGATTTCATCGACCGGATGAACTACGTGATGCACGACAAGGACGCCGAATACAACCGGCTCCCCCTGCCGGTGGAGCGGGTGGTCACAGAGACAGATGACACAAGCGAAGCGGAAGAGGTCATTGAGGAGGTCAACGGCCGGGATCTGGTGGCGCAGTATCTTCTACTCTATGAAAACTCCGGCGGCGAGGATATCGAAAAGGTCGTCGATTTCGATTATCAAAAACTCAACGTGGTGTTTCAGCTCAAGACCTCATACTCACGGGAGATATTCGACATACAGAAGGAGGCCCAGGGATATATCGACGAATTGTTCACCAATGGGGTGGACGGTCACCTGAGCGGCGTCGGCGATCTGATCGTCATCATTTCGAACTATATCGTCAGAAGCCAGCTCATCAGCCTGGTGACGTCCATATGTGTTGTGCTGTTGATGCTGTTTATCGTATTTCGATCGTTCAAGGCCGGCATCTTCTCGATGCTGCCTTTAGTGTTTACGATTCTCGCCAATTTTACCATCATGAAGTGCTTTGGGGTCAATCTGGACATCGCCACCGCCATGATCGCCTCAATGGCCCTGGGCATCGGTATCGATTACGCCATCCATTTTGTCACCCGCTACCGTATTGAGGTGTTTCTGAAGAACAGGGCGCCCGACGAAGCCGTCGCCGAGACCATCCATACCACCGGCCGGGCCATCATATTCAACGCCCTGGCGGTGGCTGCGGGATTTCTCGTTCTGATTTTTTCCCACTTCAGGCCGATTATGAATATCGGTTGGCTGGTCGCCGCGACGATGATCATCAGTTCCCTGGTGACCATTGTATTTCTGCCGGCGCTCATCTCTCTGTTCGGTCTTGACAATAAAATTCTCAAAAACATCACCTCTTTGATCACCAGCGCCTTGAAAAACTGA